In a genomic window of Muntiacus reevesi chromosome 1, mMunRee1.1, whole genome shotgun sequence:
- the LOC136158978 gene encoding olfactory receptor 6C74 has translation MRNHTRVTTFILLGLSNDPQLQVVIFFLLFFTYLLSVTGNLIIITLTLLDSHLKTPMYFFLRNFSFLEISFTTVCIPKFLVSMATGDKTISYNNCAAQLFFTILLGATEFFLLAAMSYDRYVAICKPLHYMTIMNGRACNLLVFASWLAGFIIIFPPLLVGLQLDFCAANTVDHFFCDVSPILQLSCTDTDKVEIMMLLSAILTLLVTLVLVILSYTNIIRTILKIPSSQKRRKAFSTCSSHMVVVSISYGSCIFMYVKPSAKQRVSLNKGIALLSTSVAPMLNPFIYTLRNRQVKYAFKLMIKKIEVFSMK, from the coding sequence ATGAGAAACCACACAAGAGTAACAACTTTTATTCTCCTTGGGCTAAGCAATGATCCACAATTACAAgtggttattttttttctcctttttttcactTACTTGTTGAGTGTCACTGGAAATCTAATCATCATCACCCTTACCCTGCTAGATTCACACCTCAAGACACCCATGTATTTCTTTCTTcgaaatttctcttttttagaaATTTCATTCACAACTGTCTGCATCCCCAAATTTCTGGTCAGTATGGCAACAGGTGATAAGACCATTTCTTATAACAATTGTGCAGCACAGCTGTTTTTTACTATTCTCTTGGGTGCAACCGAATTTTTTCTTCTGGCTGCCAtgtcctatgaccgctatgtggccatctgcaaacccctGCATTACATGACCATCATGAATGGCAGAGCGTGCAACTTACTGGTCTTTGCGTCATGGTTGGCTGGTTTCATAATAATTTTTCCACCACTCCTCGTGGGTCTTCAGCTTGATTTCTGTGCAGCCAACACTGTAGatcatttcttctgtgatgtATCTCCTATATTACAACTCTCTTGCACAGACACAGATAAAGTAGAGATAATGATGCTTCTCTCAGCCATTTTAACTCTCCTGGTTACTCTGGTGTTAGTGATTCTCTCCTACACAAACATCATTAGGACTATTCTGAAGATACCTTCTTCTCAAAAGAGGAGGAAAGCCTTTTCTACATGTTCTTCTCACATGGTGGTTGTGTCCATTTCTTATGGGAGCTGCATCTTCATGTATGTGAAACCCTCTGCCAAGCAAAGAGTGTCTTTAAATAAAGGGATAGCTCTGCTCAGTACTTCTGTTGCCCCCATGTTAAATCCTTTTATTTATACACTGAGAAACAGACAAGTGAAATATGCTTTTAAGCTCATGATCaaaaagattgaggttttctcaATGAAGTGA